Proteins co-encoded in one Candidatus Kapaibacterium sp. genomic window:
- a CDS encoding cytochrome c maturation protein CcmE has translation MLRVRARYWLGGMALVGFVALGISALEQTSVHYASIAEAIQSGRRVQVKGTWVREVEPAYDARTNTFRFVLQDEAGTRIPVVYAGAKPNNFELAESVVVRGKVENGEFRATDILTKCPSKYEGGSPIPQ, from the coding sequence ATGTTGCGGGTACGTGCACGGTACTGGCTCGGAGGGATGGCCCTCGTAGGGTTTGTGGCACTAGGCATCTCTGCATTGGAGCAGACGTCGGTGCACTACGCTTCGATTGCAGAGGCGATCCAATCAGGTCGGCGGGTGCAAGTCAAAGGCACGTGGGTGCGGGAGGTAGAACCGGCGTACGACGCCCGTACCAACACCTTCCGCTTCGTGCTCCAGGACGAGGCTGGGACGCGCATTCCAGTGGTCTACGCTGGGGCCAAGCCGAACAACTTTGAGCTGGCGGAGAGTGTCGTCGTGCGTGGGAAGGTGGAGAACGGGGAGTTCCGCGCTACGGACATCCTTACGAAGTGCCCGTCTAAGTACGAGGGTGGTTCGCCGATTCCGCAATGA
- a CDS encoding M20 family peptidase, whose product MRRRWLVAVALLGAAFLVLFGVMLYRTVRLETGAEVAPLEVPPLDIDSAGAVARFAEALRYRTISHQDTAQVEVAEFERFHRFLQASFPEVHRRLQWETVGGYSLLYRWPGRDPTRTAILLMGHMDVVPVEPGTEGKWRYPPFGGVVAEGYIWGRGAIDDKLTVMGILEAAEALLRQGFQPSRDIYFAFGHDEEVGGARGAQQIVALLQRRGVRLEWVWDEGGAVTVGMLPGVERPLGMIGIAEKGYAMLELSAEGPGGHSSTPPSRSPLGMVAEAVAAIERSPLPARLEGAAVAMLEAVAPELPFWQRFMVANRWLFGAVLLRQLQQTPRGNATVRTTLAPTLFHAGIKENVIPSAVRAAVNVRLLPGDTPEEVVEHVRRIVPNRQVRVSVQKVLSLPSPVADVHSEGFRVLQGAVRSLFPEARAVPYLVLGATDSRHYVPLTPNIFRFLPVRLTPEEYQTFHGTNERLPIGELLRAIRFYATVLYHAAA is encoded by the coding sequence ATGCGCCGACGATGGCTTGTTGCAGTAGCGCTTTTGGGAGCTGCGTTCCTCGTGCTCTTTGGGGTCATGCTCTACCGTACTGTGCGCCTGGAGACTGGGGCGGAGGTGGCGCCGCTAGAGGTGCCGCCGCTGGACATAGATTCTGCAGGGGCCGTTGCTCGCTTCGCAGAGGCACTCCGCTACCGCACAATTTCGCATCAGGACACGGCGCAAGTGGAGGTTGCTGAGTTCGAGCGCTTCCATCGCTTCCTCCAGGCGAGCTTTCCTGAAGTCCATCGGCGACTGCAGTGGGAGACGGTAGGGGGATACAGCCTGCTCTATCGCTGGCCAGGGCGAGATCCAACACGGACCGCGATTCTGCTGATGGGGCACATGGATGTTGTCCCAGTAGAGCCGGGCACGGAAGGGAAGTGGCGCTATCCGCCGTTCGGCGGGGTCGTGGCAGAGGGCTACATCTGGGGGCGGGGGGCGATTGACGACAAGCTCACGGTGATGGGTATCCTGGAAGCGGCTGAGGCGCTACTCCGGCAAGGGTTCCAGCCCAGCCGCGACATCTACTTCGCGTTTGGGCACGACGAAGAGGTTGGCGGTGCTCGAGGGGCGCAGCAGATTGTGGCCCTCTTACAGCGCCGCGGTGTTCGGCTGGAGTGGGTCTGGGATGAGGGTGGGGCGGTGACGGTCGGTATGCTGCCCGGAGTTGAGCGGCCGCTGGGAATGATTGGGATTGCTGAGAAGGGCTATGCAATGCTAGAGCTGAGCGCTGAGGGTCCGGGTGGACACTCCTCAACACCGCCGTCGCGGAGTCCGTTAGGAATGGTGGCAGAGGCTGTGGCAGCTATAGAGCGCTCTCCGTTGCCCGCTCGGCTGGAGGGAGCAGCGGTGGCGATGCTGGAGGCAGTTGCACCGGAATTGCCCTTCTGGCAGCGCTTCATGGTGGCTAACCGCTGGCTCTTCGGTGCTGTGCTCCTCCGGCAGCTCCAGCAGACACCGCGTGGGAATGCAACGGTGCGCACAACGTTGGCCCCGACACTCTTCCACGCTGGGATCAAGGAGAACGTGATCCCTTCTGCAGTGCGCGCTGCTGTCAACGTTCGCCTCTTGCCTGGGGACACGCCAGAGGAGGTCGTCGAGCATGTCCGACGTATAGTGCCGAACAGGCAGGTGCGGGTGAGCGTGCAGAAGGTACTCAGTCTGCCCTCACCAGTGGCCGATGTGCACAGCGAAGGGTTCCGAGTGCTCCAGGGGGCCGTCCGCTCGCTCTTCCCTGAGGCGCGAGCCGTTCCTTACCTTGTGCTGGGGGCAACGGACTCACGCCACTACGTACCGCTGACACCGAACATCTTCCGCTTCCTGCCCGTGCGACTGACCCCCGAGGAATACCAAACCTTCCACGGTACGAACGAGCGGCTACCGATTGGGGAACTCCTACGGGCCATTCGGTTCTACGCGACGGTGCTCTACCACGCAGCTGCGTGA
- a CDS encoding TetR/AcrR family transcriptional regulator, with protein sequence MGIPERRERERQQRRRAILEAAQRVFFQHGYRNATMEMVAAEAELGKATLYEYFHTKEELYVALLEDGLRLFDAMMAQASQEAAQQPVRQAIHTFARQYWRFANEYPEYFVLLMHVSTAIELPLEKVRSELLAELQQLQERAVLRGMELVQRGIQEGIFPPGVVPGRVLAEFWVVLSGALLLARHPYRMRLMQEVKPEELVEELVELLLCGWQCRAQSSLVSSSPR encoded by the coding sequence ATGGGAATCCCAGAGCGCCGTGAGCGGGAACGGCAGCAGAGGCGGCGGGCCATTCTGGAGGCCGCTCAGCGTGTCTTCTTCCAGCACGGTTACCGGAATGCAACCATGGAGATGGTTGCGGCTGAGGCGGAGCTGGGGAAGGCGACGCTCTACGAGTACTTCCACACAAAAGAGGAGCTCTACGTGGCGCTACTGGAGGATGGCCTACGGCTCTTCGATGCGATGATGGCGCAAGCATCGCAGGAGGCAGCACAACAGCCCGTCCGGCAGGCTATCCACACGTTTGCTCGGCAGTACTGGCGCTTTGCCAACGAATACCCAGAGTACTTCGTGCTGCTCATGCATGTCTCCACAGCCATTGAGCTACCCCTGGAGAAAGTGCGGTCGGAACTCCTTGCAGAGCTGCAGCAGCTCCAGGAGCGGGCTGTGCTGAGAGGGATGGAGCTCGTCCAGCGGGGTATCCAGGAGGGGATCTTCCCACCAGGTGTGGTCCCGGGACGGGTATTGGCAGAGTTCTGGGTCGTGCTCAGCGGAGCTCTGCTGCTGGCACGACACCCATACCGCATGCGCTTGATGCAGGAAGTGAAGCCTGAAGAACTTGTGGAAGAGCTTGTGGAACTACTGCTCTGTGGGTGGCAATGCCGCGCACAATCGTCGTTGGTATCGTCCTCGCCACGATAG
- the ccsA gene encoding cytochrome c biogenesis protein CcsA, translated as MVPQFLVHLVWSVAVATALCYGLAYRRQEFLPPARWGYTLLASGVAVVWLVLLVSTLLHDFRYTYIWGHSSRQLPLELLISSTYAGQEGSLLLWTLWLALVGLVLRAHTRRYGWEAPTMSIYTGVLAGMLLLLVVKNPFAFVWETYAEQGVTEGFVPSDGRGLNPLLHNYWIVLHPPTLFLGFTLLTPPFALALAGLWQRQYQSWVAMALPWMGVAAAVLGLGIMLGGVWAYETLGWGGFWAWDPVENSSLVPWLFLVAGIHTALIQRRSGGLVRTTVVLVVLGFLAALYSTFLTRSGVLGDTSVHSFVDPGLFAYVLLIALMVGGVGVSAAFLLWRWRELGQRALALSTNSRELALALGALGLVISAIVVLVGTSYPIVAELLGRPKVAVEQRFYNLLHIPIGIWLFMLNGLSLLLQWRATPQRLFWKRLWFPLGLAAVSTLGLWLLGVRDTALVALAASAWFAIAVNGRILLQYLRRHPQTLGAWLSHAGIALLTIGVLVLSSLSWTAHARLPYNEPVQLGAYRLTYLGREQIEREYTDREKWRYAVQIEHGSQRALVFPVLFWSDYNQRQAAFLEPGIQWRLTADFYVAPKAVETEGGAAELVLRRGESMPLPLDSGRQVELLRFAMGHTPDDTLTLGIWIAVRSASHSDTLHLEAQMLSLERFLPRWRQYGDSLELALLRIVPNRQDLSRSQAVLGVRRPGAQSREVFTVEFSLKPGINLVWLGALLTVVGLAWSGVERLRRLPGRRKKVAVAAAEAPSPTEVS; from the coding sequence ATGGTCCCGCAGTTCTTGGTGCATCTGGTCTGGTCCGTGGCAGTAGCGACGGCGCTCTGTTATGGCTTGGCATATCGCCGCCAGGAGTTCCTGCCGCCAGCTCGCTGGGGCTATACCCTGCTGGCCAGTGGGGTTGCGGTCGTGTGGCTAGTCCTGCTTGTGAGCACGCTGCTGCATGACTTCCGCTACACGTACATCTGGGGCCACTCCTCACGGCAACTGCCGCTGGAGTTGCTCATCTCCAGCACTTACGCTGGGCAGGAAGGGAGCCTGCTGTTGTGGACGTTGTGGTTGGCACTCGTTGGGCTTGTTCTGCGGGCCCATACGCGCCGCTATGGTTGGGAGGCTCCTACGATGAGCATCTACACCGGCGTTCTGGCCGGGATGTTGCTCCTGCTGGTGGTGAAGAATCCCTTCGCGTTCGTTTGGGAGACGTACGCGGAGCAGGGGGTCACTGAAGGTTTCGTCCCCAGCGACGGGCGTGGGCTGAATCCGCTGCTGCACAACTACTGGATTGTGCTCCATCCTCCGACGCTCTTCCTGGGCTTCACGCTCCTGACGCCTCCATTTGCGCTGGCGCTTGCGGGGCTGTGGCAGCGGCAGTATCAGAGTTGGGTTGCGATGGCGCTACCCTGGATGGGGGTGGCGGCTGCGGTGCTGGGATTGGGAATCATGCTCGGCGGGGTGTGGGCATACGAGACGCTGGGGTGGGGTGGGTTCTGGGCTTGGGATCCGGTGGAGAACTCCTCCTTGGTCCCTTGGCTATTCTTGGTTGCAGGCATCCACACGGCGTTGATCCAGCGGCGCAGTGGAGGACTGGTGAGGACAACGGTCGTGCTGGTCGTTCTGGGATTCTTGGCGGCGTTGTACTCGACCTTCTTGACGCGCAGTGGGGTCCTGGGGGATACGTCGGTGCACTCGTTCGTTGACCCAGGCCTCTTCGCGTATGTGCTGCTCATAGCGCTCATGGTGGGTGGCGTGGGGGTGAGTGCAGCCTTTCTCCTTTGGCGCTGGCGGGAGTTGGGGCAGCGGGCACTTGCCCTCTCTACTAACTCTCGGGAGTTGGCGTTGGCGCTGGGGGCCTTGGGACTTGTCATCAGTGCTATCGTCGTTCTCGTGGGGACGAGCTATCCGATTGTGGCCGAACTCTTGGGGCGTCCGAAGGTCGCGGTAGAGCAGCGCTTCTACAACCTACTCCACATTCCGATCGGCATCTGGCTCTTCATGCTCAACGGGCTGTCGCTGCTCCTCCAGTGGCGGGCAACGCCACAGCGGCTCTTCTGGAAGCGGCTGTGGTTCCCGCTGGGATTGGCTGCGGTCAGCACGCTAGGGCTGTGGCTTTTAGGCGTGCGCGATACGGCTTTGGTAGCGCTGGCTGCTTCAGCCTGGTTCGCCATCGCGGTCAACGGGCGGATTCTGCTCCAGTATCTCCGCCGACATCCGCAGACGCTGGGAGCTTGGCTTTCCCACGCTGGAATTGCACTGCTCACGATCGGAGTACTGGTGTTGAGCTCTCTCTCGTGGACAGCCCATGCGCGGTTGCCTTACAATGAACCGGTCCAGTTGGGTGCATATCGGCTGACCTATCTCGGACGGGAGCAGATCGAGCGCGAGTACACGGACCGCGAGAAGTGGCGCTATGCCGTCCAAATAGAGCACGGCTCACAGCGGGCTCTGGTCTTCCCAGTGTTGTTCTGGAGCGATTACAACCAACGACAAGCAGCGTTCCTGGAGCCCGGCATTCAGTGGCGTCTGACGGCGGATTTCTACGTTGCCCCGAAAGCTGTAGAGACGGAGGGTGGCGCTGCAGAGCTAGTCCTGCGTCGAGGGGAGAGCATGCCGTTGCCGCTGGACTCTGGTAGACAGGTAGAGCTCTTGCGGTTCGCAATGGGACATACGCCAGACGACACGCTTACTCTCGGCATCTGGATTGCTGTTCGCTCTGCAAGTCACAGCGACACCCTGCATCTGGAGGCGCAGATGCTGTCTCTGGAGCGCTTCCTTCCCCGATGGCGCCAGTACGGGGATTCGCTAGAGCTGGCACTGCTGCGGATTGTGCCGAATAGACAAGACTTGAGCCGTTCACAGGCAGTCCTAGGTGTGCGTCGGCCTGGAGCGCAGTCGCGGGAGGTCTTCACGGTGGAGTTCTCGCTCAAGCCGGGCATCAACCTCGTGTGGTTGGGAGCACTGCTGACCGTTGTTGGGCTCGCCTGGAGTGGAGTGGAGCGGCTGCGCCGTCTGCCGGGTCGGCGGAAGAAGGTGGCCGTTGCTGCAGCAGAGGCTCCCAGCCCGACGGAGGTCTCATAG
- a CDS encoding cytochrome c biogenesis protein, with amino-acid sequence MKYVLLLAGLALGVLLAVLYPPERARPLWWQLGVVALVTGVLLATLLPPIGGSLTDAVVANRLGQRPVVSLPLLSSSEVQQLQRAPASVPVLLRCVGLPSYDTVHRAWCVSVEDLSPRRYRATALFPMEPPPELLQASSAVVELRWMGSDTLWAVQRVAALEPWIVLPYILGLEERARILYFHVPFAWGAVVAYAIAMVAALQYLRHRELKAELRAVAAAGVGTLFTVLATVTGAIWARFNWGAFWNWDPRQTTIVVLLLIYLAYFALRSSLPEGEQRARLSSVYLVFAFVTVPFLVFVLPRMMESLHPGGRGDTTLGPLVDPSPEALNLVKQVLFSGALLAFTALFGWLWSLAVRVLRLSRAVEIQAEAHHGVPEPAQ; translated from the coding sequence ATGAAGTACGTGTTGCTCCTGGCGGGGTTAGCGCTTGGGGTTCTGCTTGCTGTGCTCTATCCGCCAGAGCGGGCACGGCCGCTGTGGTGGCAGCTCGGAGTGGTAGCGCTCGTCACCGGAGTGCTGCTGGCTACATTGCTCCCTCCAATCGGCGGGAGCTTGACTGACGCTGTCGTGGCTAACCGCTTGGGGCAGCGACCAGTAGTGTCGCTGCCACTCTTGAGCAGCTCCGAAGTCCAGCAGCTCCAGAGGGCGCCGGCGAGTGTGCCGGTCCTGCTTCGCTGCGTTGGGCTGCCGAGCTACGACACTGTGCACCGAGCGTGGTGCGTCAGCGTCGAGGACCTGAGCCCCCGACGGTATCGTGCTACGGCACTCTTCCCCATGGAGCCACCACCAGAGCTACTCCAGGCCTCGTCGGCGGTCGTTGAGCTAAGGTGGATGGGTTCAGACACTCTGTGGGCAGTCCAGCGGGTTGCTGCGCTGGAGCCGTGGATAGTGCTGCCTTACATTCTGGGCCTGGAGGAGCGGGCGCGAATCCTCTACTTCCACGTCCCCTTCGCTTGGGGAGCCGTTGTAGCGTACGCTATTGCGATGGTTGCAGCCCTACAGTACCTGCGGCACCGGGAGCTGAAAGCAGAGCTTCGGGCTGTGGCTGCTGCAGGAGTAGGAACGCTCTTCACCGTGCTGGCGACCGTAACGGGCGCTATCTGGGCTCGGTTCAACTGGGGCGCCTTCTGGAATTGGGACCCGCGGCAGACTACGATCGTCGTGCTACTACTCATCTACCTGGCCTACTTTGCCCTGAGGTCGTCGCTGCCAGAGGGGGAACAGCGGGCGCGGCTCAGCAGCGTCTACTTGGTCTTTGCGTTCGTTACGGTGCCCTTCCTTGTGTTCGTGCTCCCGCGGATGATGGAGAGTCTCCATCCAGGTGGCCGAGGAGATACGACGCTCGGTCCGCTCGTGGATCCATCGCCGGAGGCGCTAAACCTGGTGAAGCAGGTGCTCTTCTCCGGGGCCCTCTTGGCCTTCACGGCGCTCTTCGGATGGCTCTGGAGTTTAGCCGTCCGAGTGCTTCGCCTCTCCCGGGCAGTTGAAATCCAGGCAGAGGCCCACCATGGAGTTCCTGAGCCAGCACAGTGA
- a CDS encoding TolC family protein, whose amino-acid sequence MRGWRIWAFVGIVTAGFGQQSLTLRQALELAVEKNPQIVAARLEVERADARVREAVGTALPSLGIAAGYTRYLQLPVFFLPDFRNPQSGQLQPVRIGAENSFQVQVQLNQVIFSQAVITGIGASRIYAQAARKQYRAEVLQTVMNVKKAFYGALLARELLEAARASLQRAERFAQDVRVLASEGLVADYDALRAQVQVEQIRTAVAQAELGYSAALRQLKLAIGVPQDQEIMPLGSLEGEYRPTPLPSVQTVMEQMLKSNPLLQALELQELVQRDIARIYRAESYPTVVGFGAYSYQGQSQKLSNFLTARSASVGIQLSLSLFQGFQTDARVEQAEIESRKIQQQRERLREALKVQAALAIEQQRIAQQRLQAAQSTIAQAERGYEIARIRFSTGLGSQLEVIDADVAIRQSRTAYAQALHDYLSAQAELDYLLGVAEPGLVPEL is encoded by the coding sequence ATGAGAGGGTGGCGCATCTGGGCATTTGTTGGAATAGTCACCGCAGGCTTTGGGCAGCAGAGCCTCACACTACGACAGGCTTTGGAGCTTGCAGTGGAGAAAAATCCCCAGATCGTAGCGGCCCGTCTGGAGGTTGAACGTGCGGACGCTCGAGTGCGGGAAGCCGTAGGGACGGCGCTACCATCGCTAGGGATAGCAGCTGGGTACACGCGCTACCTCCAGCTACCAGTGTTCTTCCTTCCGGACTTCCGCAACCCGCAATCGGGACAGCTCCAGCCAGTGCGGATTGGAGCAGAGAACAGCTTCCAAGTCCAGGTACAGCTGAACCAAGTGATCTTCAGCCAGGCGGTCATCACGGGGATTGGGGCATCGCGAATATATGCGCAGGCAGCGCGGAAACAGTACCGGGCCGAGGTACTGCAGACCGTGATGAACGTGAAGAAGGCCTTCTACGGGGCCCTGCTGGCCCGGGAGCTTCTAGAGGCGGCTCGCGCCAGTCTGCAGCGAGCAGAGCGCTTTGCCCAGGATGTCCGTGTTCTAGCATCCGAGGGACTAGTGGCGGATTACGATGCTCTGCGGGCGCAAGTGCAGGTAGAGCAGATCCGCACGGCCGTGGCACAGGCGGAGCTTGGCTATTCAGCTGCACTCCGGCAGTTGAAGCTTGCTATCGGAGTTCCCCAAGACCAAGAGATCATGCCCTTGGGCAGCTTGGAAGGGGAGTATCGCCCGACACCGCTGCCGTCTGTTCAGACCGTGATGGAGCAGATGCTGAAGTCCAACCCACTCCTCCAGGCCTTGGAGCTCCAGGAGCTTGTGCAGCGTGATATCGCGCGCATCTACCGGGCGGAGTCCTACCCGACCGTCGTCGGGTTTGGTGCGTACAGCTACCAGGGGCAGTCGCAGAAGCTATCCAACTTCCTCACAGCTCGAAGCGCCTCCGTTGGCATTCAGCTCTCGCTGTCGCTATTCCAGGGGTTCCAGACCGACGCCCGTGTGGAACAAGCAGAGATTGAGAGCCGGAAAATCCAGCAGCAACGAGAGCGCTTGCGGGAGGCACTGAAGGTCCAGGCAGCACTTGCCATAGAACAGCAGCGCATCGCTCAACAGCGTTTACAAGCCGCTCAGAGTACGATTGCTCAAGCAGAGAGGGGCTACGAGATTGCTCGGATACGCTTCAGTACGGGACTGGGTAGCCAGCTAGAGGTCATTGATGCCGATGTAGCCATACGGCAATCCCGGACGGCATATGCCCAAGCACTTCATGACTACTTGAGTGCACAGGCAGAGTTGGACTACCTCCTGGGGGTTGCCGAGCCAGGGCTTGTACCAGAGCTGTAA